In a single window of the Campylobacter fetus subsp. testudinum 03-427 genome:
- the ccoS gene encoding cytochrome oxidase maturation protein, cbb3-type (Pfam match to PF03597.11 FixS), with amino-acid sequence MGMIIAIMLGISTLLGALALFGLLWGIKNRQFDDYAKFLDGTKYDSEDTLNDAYNMEKRRNELIKKKEADGYRPPD; translated from the coding sequence ATGGGAATGATAATAGCCATTATGCTTGGGATCTCTACTTTGCTTGGAGCACTTGCTCTTTTTGGCTTACTTTGGGGTATAAAAAATAGACAATTTGATGATTACGCTAAGTTTTTAGATGGTACGAAATACGATAGCGAAGATACGTTAAATGATGCTTATAATATGGAAAAAAGACGAAACGAACTGATAAAGAAAAAAGAAGCGGACGGTTATCGCCCGCCTGATTGA